In the Uranotaenia lowii strain MFRU-FL chromosome 1, ASM2978415v1, whole genome shotgun sequence genome, ATGAAATTCCACTGACGTTTAGTTCCAACCAACATCTTGAATTCTATTTGAACCATATGAAAGAACTAGGAAACCATACTATAGTTGAAATAAAGAATCCATTTCCGCAATTGATTTTCCCGTCGCTAGTTTTCCCTGCCGCGAATATCAAGCGGCCCCTTCCAGATCGGAGCTCACAAAAATGTAACAACTCAATATTCTCCGTAAGAAAGAAACTTTCAACGATTATTGGCAAAAATCTTTCGaccaaaaattgattcaaatctaCTTCACTTTTCCACACTTGAACATTTTCTTATACAAAATCCTGCTGAAGTTTATTTTTAGAAAGGAAACGAAATACATGGTAGTACTTTGTTTTACAGTAATTATAtatgtataaataaaaataaataaaaaaaaactttcaatgaaGAAACCACCCACCTGTTCCCAATCTTCTCTTTGTGTTTGTTCATGGCCTGTTCGGCATCGGCCACGGATGCAAACTCTACAATCGCCTCCCCAGACGCCCGTCCCAGATGATCCTCTAGCAAAACAATCCCATTAAGGCCATTCTTTATCGTCAACCCTGcgttttgtttgatattttgttAAAGTAAGGTAAGGTAACAATAAAAcgattttagattaaaaaacattagaaattCTTTTCGGTTGTTTCGAGGGAATTTTCGCTGCCGCCCAAACGTTTCGTTTCGTTCCGTTCAATCCCACGTGCTCTAATTTGCTGACACCACCAACCGAAACTGATCGCGACCACCATTAGGAGATTTCAGTCAGAAACCCGACCGAGAGCACGCTCCTATCCCCGAGATCGACGATACCCATTTAACTGTTTGGATTTCGTTGGAAGTGCCGAATCTAGAGGAACCGAAACGTGTGCAGCATGAAACCCCTTTATGGCCGCCCAGCTGCACGCCCCTACCGAGAGCGCTGGTTTTAACATAGCTGATTTCCTAGGAACGAGACCCAAAAGTGTGTACTTGTTTTGGTTTATTACAAACGAATGGTTTAGAAAGAACAGAGGGAGACAAAGGTAATGAAAGTTACTTAAGAAAGGTTTATAATCTACTAGAGAATTGTGTCAGTGCTTATTACCGTTTTGTTCATAGGTACATTCTGGACAAACCGTCGAGACAAGTCTAAGCTTTTCAAAAGTGAGATaggctagatttttttttgaagtcaaATAATGAATTACTAACTAGTATAAAACAAATTCGGAATAGAACGTTTAACCACTGAGTGctagttgaaaattttctataagcGAAGTCATGGAATTTAAtcgggaaaacaaaattttatatttctaatttaaaaaaaattgaaaaatttaatttaaaaaaaattgttttcaataacTTCTAAATTCGAAACAGCACTTATTGTGGGAGGAACAAACCGGAAAAACGAAACAACAAAAGAAATtcccactttaaaaaaaactaataatagAGACGAATGTTTTAAGATTCTTCCATCTATTCCATGTACCAATGAACTCAACCATAAAAAGGGATTTAGGTTTTCCATACAATTTCAAAGAGATTAAGGGTCACCCAGCACCAAGCGATGGTGGCCTAAGCATAGCCAAAACTCCCCCGATCGTTCTTTTGTCTATAACATGTCAGCTTTAGCGTATTCTCGCCCGTTTTTTCTCACCCAGGAAATCGTCCACATTTGCCCCAGCTTCCGGAGAAAGACACCTCTTGCTAGAGGGAGCCCCACGTGCCCACCGGCCTACCCATACTTACCGTCAAAGAACTGTTTGATATCGTCTTTCTGGCAGGACCAGGGCAGCCCGCGCAGCTTGATCACCGGACCACTGTACTCGTCATTCTCACCGGAATTGACGGCGCTCTCGTAGTTCTGTTCCGTCGCGGTGAACACCTCGATGTAACGATGCCCCAAGGAAGCCTTGTTTAAATCCAGCGCCTTGATCTGGTCGTCCAGCGTTGGCAGCCGAATATAGGCATCGCCCGTCTGACGCTTGGTCAGCCCATTGACGGAGATGTGGATGTGGTCCACATTAACGCCGCCAAGGAAATTTTCGATCTGCGACTCGGACACATCCCAGGGCAGACCACGCAAACGGACATAGAAGTATCCGCTTCCGCTATCGTTTGCGTCTCCGAGATCGCCACCGGCGTTGTTGTCGAACGACATGTTTTCCTCTTTGATTCTGGGAAGAGAATTGGTGAGAAGATGATTagcatttattaaaaactcacgaaaacaaaaaaaaaatcaagtttttttattcgaaaaggATGACGGAAGCATAACATAATTCgcgaagaaaaacatttttctcacCCCCTCgcagttttattttgattttggttttccgttttttttatctgtCAAAAACTGTGACATCGAAAGGAAGACGAGGAGAGCAACGCCATCTCCGCCAGAAGTGGCAGAAAATGGGATGGAGAAAAATGCCACTCGAGCTTGATCGGACGCCATCTTggcaaattttaaatgttacctgagaaaatttttacttttcttaaatttactAAATATGCGAAAATTAACAACACTTTTTTAGTGTAAAATTCGTCAACTAATCTGTTCCTACCAAAATCAGGCAAAGTTAAGCTAAAACTGTCGCGCAAAATGGTCGGCTAACGGTACCGGCCCAGGACTTACCTTTCACGAACAAAAACCGGAACCAGAAGGGTAAATCACCAAATCTTTAGCGTTGCGAAGCCCTTTTGAGCTGGCTagcaaataaacttcaaatttaaggCAACACTACAGAAATTGCAAGCACCAAACTCTCACAAGTTTGTTCCTGGTAAACCGTAATCCGAGAAGATCAGACCGGATGAACCAACGCGAGCAACGAACGTGAGTAGAATGAAACACCGCGCATCAAGAAACGGATCGAAAATCGGTCAAAAGAAAACGTGAGGACACCGGCGTCAATATCAACTGTGGTAGTTTTGCGTTTTTCTTTGTACCTACACGGTAAACTACCTAGAACACAATTTGGGATGTTTTGGCCACAACAACAGGGTGGTTCTTTTAAagaataaggcatttccccacttgtcaagcgaacagctgatttctcatgtttacattttctcggcatatcgtggtagggtaaacataacaacaacattacgcatgttctatgaccagatagtaacgaaatTAAATTGGCAATTCAATTGTAGTGATTTTGCAAGTGCTCCTTGATGaaaagaatataaattctttatttaatcaattgtaaattcatatcaagttaagacatgaaggtatgtaaatgattttaattgaaaaggtttttaaaagaaagcattgaacagtgcttatcatcaaagatcaaaatggcgaccagttggtgtttacatttttcaaaacaaaaacaaaaagtttccctaccacaatctgtctcaggaaatactctatttcGGTTTTCTGTGCGAGTTTTTATTAAAGAGTGAACTGTTATAGAGCTTATTGAGATGAATTTTTAGATTACTTTTCTAAACAGAATATTCCACAACTAGATTGATTATAAATTGGCAAattgtttttctacaaaatgtaaGGACTTCGTTCATTGagggcgtgttcgtaaattgattttttctatcgaagtgatttttttctatcgataCTGGCGTtcttaaattaaacaaactgtatacatatatgcaaaagcattggaaggtgatttgacatcaaccccctggcaacttgacgtttcccatacaaatcgcgtgtgccagttttttctggttctctggttctgtcaaatcgaaaatcaagcgacttaacatgtcggaaggacgcatattgaaatatattctctttcaattgattcaacaaatgagaaaatgattcgaatttaaaaatttttaactcagCTATGTAAAaacgatctgttttcaaaagttaagtCGATGCAAACGACTCACAGACGTAAATCATTGTGTCATTTATTAGGTCTAAAACTTCTGGACTGATCAAAATAATCCACTGATAATCGGATCGGATAATCGGCAGTTTTTCGGAACAAGTATCCCTTCCACCGAAACTATTGTGGACAATCGTacacaataaatgtaaaacaaaacattaccacaacaatcatcaagtgattttcataaactgtgatacatatgaaaattttataatggcaaaactttcacattatagcagaacatttcttgttttatggaaaaactgtttCTATACAATAAATGAATAGGTAGATTATTGAATGTGTATAATAATTTCGGTTGAATCTTTTCTTCATTCAttcgaaagttatgaatttgcctgattcgcACCACATTTGATGGTGGGCCCTTTCCATACACATGGCTCGAAAAGTACGTAAACAAGCGgtacacatgcgacatctgcgattttgaatcaagcacacgaaactcgccagaactgtcaagttgccagggggttgtttgacatctacaaaaaaaatgatgcatcacccaaaaaatcaatttacgaacacgccatTCATTCTTGAATGtgcataattttaacaaaataaaattaggaGCATTATTGCGAAACTTATGATTATATCGAAAAGAAACGGagagaaattttcactgatAAATTCACTTCGATTTGCATTTGATTTATGTTAAggtttatttatgacactttaccGCCTTGTGGCATTCGTATCTAGAGAGTTTAGTTTTTACAGAAATTTGTAGAcattacactttttaaaaaattctataagtgatttttcgtttgattcttcattttttttaagatttcaaaaacaGTTCCCTCGATATTGAATTCCTCACAAGCTTCTTCGTATCCGCGACAGTCGGTCAATATGTGTTGCATTTGATGATTCTGTTATGCATTTAGGTAAAGATGGtaatattatttataattttatttatatcgaGATTTATATCGAGACTGCATAAATCGTTTGTTATCGGTTCACTGAACAGGCTACATGTAAAATCAACTGTGAGGGTCACGTTGTTTTGGTGCTCGCGAAACCGGGAGAATGGAAGACAGAGTAAAAAACATTGCTCTCGTAACAAATCCGTTCTGCGATCAATGCGAGGAACCACCCCGTAAATTAGTGTTAAAACTCggttaattttgcattttaagctTGATTAAAACCTGAAACATGGCTCAAAGTCGCTTGGAGAAGATAGGAACCATTGTCACCAGGtatttgttgtttgtttcatTGATTTAAATGGAGGTTTTAatgatgttctttttttttacaagaacgGAAGGACTCCTTCGGGCCGGTGCTATGAAGTGGGATGAACGACCTTTATGGTACGATGTGGTTAAGGCATTTCCGCCAAAGGAAGAACCCCGCTTTGATCGTCCTGCCCCAAATCTTAAGGTTCGGCCAATTTTCTACGCCGAGGACAAAATCAGGGCGTgagtaaaaaaatgttgaaaaaaagaatcAGTGCATGTTCTTacaaaattgtatctttttagtAAATACTACAAGCAAAGTTCAGCCCAGTATATGGTTAATATGGCAGACACGAAAACCAAAACACCCAGCCAACATTTCGTAGAAATCTATCAAAAGCTGGGCACCCAGGGCGCACTGGATGAGGAAAGAGTTTTCGAAACCGCCCACGAGTTGCTAAGCGAAAGGTTGAAGGAACTAAAACTTGAACGTGTAGCTGTGGGAAAAACGCCGGCACCCAAAGCCTCATCTAGCTCGCCCGTTATCTCATCTACTGATCCTGTAGAAAAGGGAAAATTAGTTGATATGCAGGATATTTTCAAAGATTGATTTCTGAGGAAATAAAACTTATGAATTAGTTATGTTGGAAGTAATCGTCTTGTTCTGATTTGAGAAAATAATCAGTAAGGCTGCCGATGCGTTCCACTGTATTTGCCAAAAAGAAGTAAGTTGATTTATAATTGTTGGTACTAATTGAGTATCAATGTCGATTATCGATTACATTTGTTTTCTATCGGCTGTTTAAAGGTTGATATCGCACTTCTTCGGATGTTGCCCAGAAGTAGCGAATTGTATTTTTCTCGTTTTCCGCTTTGATATTGAAACGCTTTCAAGGTTACTCATATGATAAGAAATGTTTGATAACCATCGATCGCGTTGTTTTAAGTGCTTCTCTAAGCAGCCGGATATTAAATAGAATACCgggtttgaaatgttttttgaaaaaaactgaactaaattttatattcaaactcTTCATTTTTCAACTTATACTGTTATTTTtaggtaattttgaataagtatTTCAATAAAGGCAAGACAATATCAGCTTTAGAGGCCGTTACGAAATGTAACGGTGGGtgagaaaactttttgtttagAATTGCTTATTTTCCGGCTCAAGTGAAAAGTATATTGGTAAAGTATGAAGGTTGTTTTTCTCAGCGATGAGTCGTGAGTCTGAGCCCAGACGAAGCTATGTCGGTGTTCGTAGCTCGAACACATTTATGCAGCGTGTTTGTGTGCACGTTGCACGTTCCGTGTGATTCACGCGTAACGATATGCTCTGAACTGCGCAATGCGCGGCTTTTGTTGGTCAAATTGGCGAGAAACACCGATCAGAGATTCTGGTTCCGATATTATCTCTCACCACGGATATGCGGAAAAGGGAACATCTTGTTGCCGTTTGTCGATGTTATTGGCAGCCGGAAAGAGAAGCGACTTGCTCAAACAAACGAACCATCTCGAGTAGTGGTTGTTATTCGCTCGCATCGAGGCCTCTGGGAACCTGTTTGGGAACGCAAACGACATACGACTGGCAGACTGGTGGCAGCTGTCAAAAATCGGTCGCCAAAAACTTAGTCCGTCTAACTATAACCGTGGTTTCCGCGCCGCATAGGGGTTTGGTCCTTTGCATTCGATATGGTGAACACAAAATAGGCCAAGGACCTGATTTGCGAATTTGAAGAGTTCGGTGTAGGTCCAGGTTTGATCACTTTTCGCCGTGGAACTAAACCCCATAAAAAAGTGACGTGATAAAGCTCAAACGAGGAGCTGTGGAGTGCGAACGTCGATAATAATAATTGATTAACAGGCCCCGGGTGCTTACAGTGAGTGGAATTGTGGTGTGATGTAATCGTGGTTTTTGTTTGGCACTTGGCTAGACCTTAAACCGTATATCACTATCAGCATTACTTAAAAAGCCCCTGATATCAAGCTTCTTTCCGCCCCAAATTATCGGATTTTATCATGATAAAATAACCATTCAAAAGCTTGAGCTGTCGTTTTATAGGTAAATATACACATACAACCCATCGTATCACGTTGCACCTATCGTCAATGTAAAGATATGCGTTTCGGAACAAGAAGTATTTTgctgaatgaaaaaatatatccgCGCATGCCTGACCTCGTGCCATCCGTTTGCCCATCCCTGGCGCCACAAACCCATCGAATCGGAaacggcaaaaagtcaaaacccACAACAATATGTCGATGAAGGGGAGCTGTTTTTGGACATGCCACTGTTTTGTTAAAGCGGAGCTCTTCTTGGTTCAAACGTGTACGCAAATATAGAGCgaactttgaataattttgagcATTAATCAATTATGAGGGAAGCGTGTTAATGTTATTGTTCAAGGTCGATTTGAAACGCGGTGACAGAGAATGCAACCTGCGAAATTCTGTGCTAAAAGCGATCTTTTGGTGTTTTTCGTCGTGAAATTTAATCCCTAAGTATAAAATTGTCTGAGCTATACAAAACAATCGCTTTCCTTTTCTGAATCCTacacattttttcttatttttttaaatttatattcactttAATTGGGTAGAAAAAACCTCtcgaattatattttaagttcaATATATTGTCTAATTAAAGGGTTAAACACAGCCTCTGTTATGTGTTCTCGAAATTTCGAAATTCTCGAAAAGGCGTTTTATCAGTAACCTGAAATAAGCAAAAAAGCtgctttaattttaaatgataaacgTAATAGGTAATCTAAGAAAAAAACgcaatttcgataaaaattggGTCACTACAAAAGATAATTTTTCTTGCAAATTCTACACTGAAGTCTACGgctaaagacaaaaatgacaaaaataaacgaaaaataatgaaaaaaaatgacaaaaataaaaaagaaactcaaaaatcacaaaaatgtaaaaaatcactaaaatgccaaaaatctaaagaacgaaaagaatgacaaaaatgaaaaaaaaacaaaaaatgacaaagagacaaaaaaataacaaaaatgacaaacaacaacaatggcaaagagacaaaaattacaaaatacaacaattacaaaaatgccaaaaaatgacaaaaatgacaaaactgtctaaaaaaacaaaagtgacacaaatgacaaaattgacaaaaatgacaaaaattgcaaatctgataaaaatgacaaaagtgacttaaaatgacaaaaatgacaaaaattacaaatctgacaaaaatgataaaagtgacttaaaatgacaaaaaggacaaaaatggcaacaatgacaaaaatgataaaaattacaaaaatgaccagaatttcaaaaacgacaaaaacaaatatgactacaaaaataaagaaaaatgacaaaaattataaaaattataaaaatgacaaaaattacttaaacgacgaaaatttaaaaaattcaaaaaaaaaataaaaaaattttaaaaaaataacaaaaatgacaaaaacaacaaaaatgaaaaaaatcacaaaaatcacaaaactgataaaattgaaaaaaaatgacaaaatggacgggggaaaaatggcaaaaatgacaaaaatgacaaaaattaccaaaattacaaagataataaaaattacaaaaggtacaaaagtttaaaaaatgataaacctgtcaaaaatggcaaaaatgacaaaaataacaaaaatggcaaaaattacaaaaatggcaaaagtgacaaacgtgacaaaaattacccaaattaaaaaaattatgaaaattacaaaaggtacaaaaatgacaaacatgtcaaaaatgtcaataatgacaaaaatgacaaaaatgacaaaaatgacaaaaatgacaaaaatgacaacaatgacaaaaatgaaaaaatttgactaaaatgacaaaaacgacaaaagtgacaaaaatgacaaaaattacaaaaattacaaaaaatacaaaaattacaaaaatgacaaaaataactaaataacaaaaatgacaaaaatgacaaaaataactaaataacaaaaatgacagaaatgacaaaaatgacaaaaatgacaaaaatgacaaaaatgacaaaaatgacaaaaatgacaaaaatgacaaaaatgacaaaaatgacaagaatgacaaaaatgacaaaaatgacaaaaatgacaaaaatgacaaaaatgacaaaagtgacaaaaatgacaaaaatgaaaaaaatgacaaaaatgatcaaaatgacaaaaatgtcaaaaatgactaaaatgacaaaaatgacaaaaataacaaaaatgacaaaaatgaaaaaaatttaaaaaaattacaaaaatggcaaaacgacaaaaaagacgaaaatgaataaaatgacaaaaattacagaaatgacaaaaatgactaaaatgacaaaaatggcaacaatgacaacaatggcaaaaatgacaaaaaatatgatagaaattacaaaatttacaacaatgaaaaacattactaaaatggcagaaatgacaaaaatgaccaaaattaaaaaaaaaaaaaatgacaaaaatgacaaaaatcacatttatttctaaactgataaaaatgttaaaaatcacaaaaaatctaaaaatgactaaaatggcataaatgccaaaagtgacaaaaaagaaaaatttgacaaaaaatgacaaaaatgacaaaaatgaaaaaaatgacaaaaatgatcaaaatgacaaaaataacaaaaatgacaaaaatgacaaaaatgacaaaactgacaaaaatgacaaaaatgacaaaactgacaaaaatgacaaaaatgacaaaaatgacaaaaatgacaaaaatgacagaaatgacaaaaatgacaaaactgacaaaaatgacaaaaattacaaaaatgaccagatttacaaaaattacaaaaatgtccaaaatgtaaaagaaatgtcaaaaatgacaaaaattagaaaaatgacaagaattacaaaatttacaaaaattacaaaaatttcaaaaattgcaaaaataacaaaaataacaaaaattacaaaatttacaaaaatgacaaaaattacaaaaattacaaaatttacaaaaatcaaaaaaattacaaaaatttcaataattacaaaaattacaaaaatgacaaaaattacaaaaattacaaaaattacaaaaattacaaaaatggcaaaaattatttcaatggcAACAAACAtatcaatgacaaaaatgaagataaaaaacttcataaaaagaAAAGGCTGCATCTTCATCTCGTAACGCGTAGGACCTATACACAATAAACACCTTCGTGAATCGTGAGCTTTTCACAGGTGACGATGAAACAGGTGGTGACAAGTGAACTGAAGTTAGTGAGTACTGAGAAGAAGACGTTCCTCCGATGAACGGCGACGACGGACGTCGACGAAGATGACCGCACAGCACACGCGATGATGAGTGTATTTGTGggtggcgtcgtcgtcgtcgtcatgtCGTTTAGCGAGCGGTCATTCTCTGACTGACTGGTGGCCGAACTCGACGCCCGAATGATTGCTTGCAGCAGTTAGTCGGTTAAAATAAGGTAGCTACTACCGATTTAGTATGAGTACGGCGTTGAACCCACTTGGACGCGAATCGTGACGACGGACGCAATACTGATACGCCTCAAGCGTTGTGGTGCGTATGACTTCGATTCGATTCGATTCGGTTGTTGGTTGGTCGGGAAATCCCAATAATGGTATTTAGAGCTGCTCCTGTCTGTTCCCGGGTGTGAATCGTGTTAGGGGGATTGGTGCGGAAAATCCGGTCAGCCGCGCCGGTCTGGGTGGGTGTTGTGGCATCTGTGAGGACACATTGAGGAGGTGCGTGATTTTTGACCGTGTAGCGTGACTGTTTGGTTCATGTACACCGAGAGCGGTGCTGCCCCTGAGGGAAATCAGCTGTGAGTAGTGCTGCTGGCTGGGATTTTCGTGTTCTGAATCGTGCAGAATCTTTGTTTTATTAGATTCTGGCTGGCTGGGTGTCTGCGGCGGAACGGCGCTCAGCATTGTGGCCATAGGTCGTCATCATCGACCGagtgattttt is a window encoding:
- the LOC129744633 gene encoding 28S ribosomal protein S23, mitochondrial-like, yielding MAQSRLEKIGTIVTRTEGLLRAGAMKWDERPLWYDVVKAFPPKEEPRFDRPAPNLKVRPIFYAEDKIRAKYYKQSSAQYMVNMADTKTKTPSQHFVEIYQKLGTQGALDEERVFETAHELLSERLKELKLERVAVGKTPAPKASSSSPVISSTDPVEKGKLVDMQDIFKD